Proteins found in one Canis aureus isolate CA01 chromosome 19, VMU_Caureus_v.1.0, whole genome shotgun sequence genomic segment:
- the DIRAS1 gene encoding GTP-binding protein Di-Ras1 — protein MPEQSNDYRVVVFGAGGVGKSSLVLRFVKGTFRDTYIPTIEDTYRQVISCDKSVCTLQITDTTGSHQFPAMQRLSISKGHAFILVYSITSKQSLEELGPIYKLIVQIKGSVEDIPVMLVGNKCDETQREVDTREAQAVAQEWKCAFMETSAKMNYNVKELFQELLTLETRRNMSLNIDGKRASKQKRTDRVKGKCVLM, from the coding sequence ATGCCTGAGCAGAGCAACGACTACCGAGTGGTGGTGTTCGGGGCGGGCGGCGTGGGCAAGAGCTCGCTGGTGCTGCGCTTCGTGAAGGGCACGTTCCGGGACACCTACATCCCCACCATCGAGGACACCTACCGGCAGGTGATCAGCTGTGACAAGAGCGTGTGCACGCTGCAGATCACCGACACCACGGGCAGCCACCAGTTCCCGGCCATGCAGCGGCTGTCCATCTCCAAGGGCCACGCCTTCATCCTGGTCTACTCCATCACCAGCAAGCAGTCGCTGGAGGAGCTCGGGCCCATCTACAAGCTCATCGTGCAGATCAAGGGCAGCGTAGAGGACATCCCCGTCATGCTGGTGGGCAACAAGTGCGACGAGACGCAGCGGGAGGTGGACACCCGCGAGGCCCAGGCCGTGGCCCAGGAGTGGAAGTGCGCCTTCATGGAGACGTCGGCCAAGATGAACTACAATGTCAAGGAGCTCTTCCAGGAGCTGCTCACGCTGGAGACACGCCGGAACATGAGCCTCAACATCGATGGCAAGCGCGCCAGCAAACAGAAGAGGACAGACCGCGTCAAGGGCAAATGCGTCCTCATGTGA